In Polyangiaceae bacterium, the genomic window GCGGCCGACGCCATCGCCCAGGCCCTCGCCGCCCAGGCCGACGCCGCGGCGCAGGCCGAGCCCGGTCCGGCCGCGGGGGCCGGCGGTCCGGACCCCAAGGCGCTGCGCGAGGCGGCCGGCGAGGTGCGCAACGCGCTCGGGACGATGCATGATGCGAGCGACACCTTGTCGCGCGCCGCCGACCCCACCGCCACCATGAGCTTCGACCTGTCGCCGGCGCTCGACGCCCAGGGCAAGGCGCTCGAGCACCTGGAGAACGCGCTGCGACTGCTCCAGCCGCCGCAGCAGCAACGGGACCAGCAGCAACAACCGCCGCCGCAGCAGCAGGACCAGCAGCAGCAGGACCAGCAGCAACAACAGCAACAGCAACAGCAGCAGCAGAGCAAGGACGAGGCCCAGCGCCGGCTCCAGCAGGTGCGCGAGCGCGAGGCCCAGCGCGAGCGCGAGCGGCGCGAGCGGCAGCGCCTGCCGTCCGAGCCCGTCGACCGGGACTGGTGACCATGCGCGCCCTCGCGTTCGCTGCCGCCACCGCCCTCGCTGCCGTCGTCCTCACGAGCGCGCCCGCGGCGTGGCGCCCGGCGGCGGCCCAGGCGGCGCCGCCGCAGGCACGCTACCAGCTCGGCGGCGAGGCCTACGCCGGTCAGCCCTTCCTGCTCGCGATCGTCGTCGAGGGCCTGGCCGAGCAGCCGCAGCCGACCGCGCCCGCCATCACCGTACCCGGCGCGACGATCACGCCCATGGGCGTCGAGCTGCGCGCCGCTCCCACGGTCATCATCAACGGCCAGCGCATCGATCAGGGCAGCGGCACCTGGGTGCTGCGCTACCGCATGGACGTCGCCCGGGGCGGCACCTACACGCTGCCCGAGGTCAAGGTGGCGCAGGCCGGGTCGCAGGTGGTGGTGGCCAGCGCGCGCCTGCGGGTCGCCGATCTGCCGGCGACCAAGGACATGGCGCTCGAGGTGCTCTTCCCCGGGCGCCCGATCTACGTTGGCGAGACGGTCCCGGTCGACATCGCGTGGCTCCTCCGCCGCGACCCGCAGGACCAGACCCTCTCGGTGCCGCTCCTGTCTCTCGAGGACGTCTTCGCGATCTCGGTGCCACCGCCGGTCAACCCGCGCCAGGTCCTGGCCTTCCCCGCCGGCGGCCGCGACCTCACCCTGGGCTACACCCAGGATCAGGTCGAGCGCGACGGCGTGTCCTACGAGCGGTTCACCTTCCGCGTCCTGGCCACCCCGCTGCGGCCCGGGACCGTCGCCATCCCGCCCGCGACCGTGGTCGCCCGGCTGCAGACCGGCATGGGGCGGGACGCGTTCGGCTTCCCGGCGGCGCGCACCGAGCTCTTCCGCGCCAGCGACCAGGCCCGCACCCTGGAGGTGCGGCCCCTGCCCGAGACCGGCAAGCCGGCGAGCTTCGGCGGCGCGGTCGGCGCGTCGTTCTCGATCGGGGTGCGCGCCAGCCGCTCGGTGGTCCAGCTCGGCGAGCCGGTGGAGCTCGAGATCGCGATCCGGAGCGACCAGCGTCTCGACGGCGTCGGCCTGCCTCCGCTCGACGCGCCGGGCATGCTGCCGCGCAGCCAGTTCGTG contains:
- a CDS encoding BatD family protein, which encodes MRALAFAAATALAAVVLTSAPAAWRPAAAQAAPPQARYQLGGEAYAGQPFLLAIVVEGLAEQPQPTAPAITVPGATITPMGVELRAAPTVIINGQRIDQGSGTWVLRYRMDVARGGTYTLPEVKVAQAGSQVVVASARLRVADLPATKDMALEVLFPGRPIYVGETVPVDIAWLLRRDPQDQTLSVPLLSLEDVFAISVPPPVNPRQVLAFPAGGRDLTLGYTQDQVERDGVSYERFTFRVLATPLRPGTVAIPPATVVARLQTGMGRDAFGFPAARTELFRASDQARTLEVRPLPETGKPASFGGAVGASFSIGVRASRSVVQLGEPVELEIAIRSDQRLDGVGLPPLDAPGMLPRSQFVVPADAPVGELAEDGLTKIFRVAVQVVGADATAVPALAFSYFDPVRSTYQTIHSEPIALSVKGGAVVGAAQVVGGRPSSTSRAAGGGDGGGAEPDELALVGVELALSPPGGAGAPLSRGVLWTLVALLYLAPL